A genomic region of Fundulus heteroclitus isolate FHET01 chromosome 24, MU-UCD_Fhet_4.1, whole genome shotgun sequence contains the following coding sequences:
- the LOC105936528 gene encoding cytochrome P450 20A1 isoform X2 gives MLDFAIFAVTFVIILVGAVLYLYPSSRRASGIPGLYPTDEKDGNLQDIVNKGGLHEFLVDLHQEFGSVASFWFGRRPVVSLGSVKQLQQHINPNHTTDSFETMLKSLLGYPPGMGGGPNESVVRKKLYEGAINISLKNNFPVMLKLAEELVGKWKSFPEAQHIPLCAHLLGLSLKTVTQLGLGERFKDDAQIIAFRKSHDAIWSEIGKGYMDGSLEKSSSRKAHYEKALSEMESMLLSVVKERRAQKKQMLFVDALLQSSLTERQVMEDCMVFTLAGCVITANLCIWALHFVSTSKEVQDKLCQELEDVLGTDPVSLDKIPQLRYCQQVLNETVRTAKLTPIAARLQEVEGKVDQHVIPKETLVIYALGVVLQDADTWSAPYRFDPDRFEEESARKSFCLLGFSGNQTCPELRFAYTVATVLLSTLMRQLKLHQLEDQVAEVRSELVSTPKDETWITVKNRKSHT, from the exons TCTTCCAGAAGGGCCTCTGGTATCCCAGGTCTCTACCCCACAGATGAGAA GGACGGAAATTTGCAGGACATCGTCAACAAAGGCGGTCTGCACGAGTTCCTTGTTGATCTGCATCAGGAGTTTGGGTCCGTGGCCTCCTTCTGGTTTGGCAGGCGACCGGTGGTCAGCCTGGGCTCTGTGAAGCAGCTCCAGCAGCACATCAACCCCAACCACACCA CGGACTCTTTTGAGACCATGTTGAAGTCGCTGCTGGGATACCCGCCGGGGATGGGAGGCGGGCCCAACGAGTCGGTGGTTAGAAAGAAACTATATGAGGGGGCCATCAACATCAGCCTGAAGAACAACTTCCCCGTCATGCTGAAG cTGGCGGAGGAGCTGGTGGGAAAGTGGAAGTCATTCCCGGAGGCACAGCACATTCCCCTGTGTGCTCACCTGCTGGGCCTGTCTCTGAAGACCGTCACCCAGCTGGGTCTGGGAGAGCGCTTCAAAGACGACGCCCAAATCATCGCCTTCCGCAAGAGCCATGACGCG ATCTGGTCTGAAATCGGGAAGGGTTACATGGACGGTTCCTTGGAGAAGAGCTCCAGTAGAAAAGCCCATTATGAGAAAG CTCTGTCGGAGATGGAATCAATGCTGCTGTCGGTGGTGAAGGAGAGGAGAGCCCAGAAGAAGCAGATGTTGTTCGTGGACGCTCTTCTTCAGTCCAGTCTCACAGAGCGACAG GTCATGGAGGACTGCATGGTCTTCACTCTGGCCGGATGTGTCATCACTGCTAACT TGTGCATCTGGGCGCTTCACTTTGTGTCCACATCCAAGGAAGTCCAGGACAAGCTGTGCCAAGAGCTAGAAGATGTTTTGGGTACTGATCCAGTTTCCTTGGACAAGATTCCTCAGCTCAG ATACTGCCAGCAGGTTCTCAATGAGACCGTGAGGACCGCCAAGCTGACCCCCATAGCTGCTCGTCTTCAGGAAGTGGAGGGAAAAGTTGACCAGCATGTGATCCCTAAAGAG ACTCTGGTAATCTATGCCCTGGGAGTGGTCCTTCAGGATGCTGACACGTGGAGCGCCCCCTACAG GTTTGATCCAGATCGATTTGAGGAAGAATCGGCAAGGAAGAGCTTCTGCCTGCTTGGCTTCTCAGGGAATCAAACATGCCCAGAACTCAG GTTTGCCTACACTGTAGCCACGGTCCTGCTCAGCACCTTGATGCGACAGCTGAAGCTTCACCAGCTGGAAGATCAAGTGGCAGAAGTCCGATCTGAGCTGGTGTCCACACCCAAGGATGAAACCTGGATCACcgtcaaaaatagaaaaagtcatACATAG
- the LOC105936528 gene encoding cytochrome P450 20A1 isoform X1 — protein MLKSLLGYPPGMGGGPNESVVRKKLYEGAINISLKNNFPVMLKLAEELVGKWKSFPEAQHIPLCAHLLGLSLKTVTQLGLGERFKDDAQIIAFRKSHDAIWSEIGKGYMDGSLEKSSSRKAHYEKALSEMESMLLSVVKERRAQKKQMLFVDALLQSSLTERQVMEDCMVFTLAGCVITANLCIWALHFVSTSKEVQDKLCQELEDVLGTDPVSLDKIPQLRYCQQVLNETVRTAKLTPIAARLQEVEGKVDQHVIPKETLVIYALGVVLQDADTWSAPYRFDPDRFEEESARKSFCLLGFSGNQTCPELRFAYTVATVLLSTLMRQLKLHQLEDQVAEVRSELVSTPKDETWITVKNRKSHT, from the exons ATGTTGAAGTCGCTGCTGGGATACCCGCCGGGGATGGGAGGCGGGCCCAACGAGTCGGTGGTTAGAAAGAAACTATATGAGGGGGCCATCAACATCAGCCTGAAGAACAACTTCCCCGTCATGCTGAAG cTGGCGGAGGAGCTGGTGGGAAAGTGGAAGTCATTCCCGGAGGCACAGCACATTCCCCTGTGTGCTCACCTGCTGGGCCTGTCTCTGAAGACCGTCACCCAGCTGGGTCTGGGAGAGCGCTTCAAAGACGACGCCCAAATCATCGCCTTCCGCAAGAGCCATGACGCG ATCTGGTCTGAAATCGGGAAGGGTTACATGGACGGTTCCTTGGAGAAGAGCTCCAGTAGAAAAGCCCATTATGAGAAAG CTCTGTCGGAGATGGAATCAATGCTGCTGTCGGTGGTGAAGGAGAGGAGAGCCCAGAAGAAGCAGATGTTGTTCGTGGACGCTCTTCTTCAGTCCAGTCTCACAGAGCGACAG GTCATGGAGGACTGCATGGTCTTCACTCTGGCCGGATGTGTCATCACTGCTAACT TGTGCATCTGGGCGCTTCACTTTGTGTCCACATCCAAGGAAGTCCAGGACAAGCTGTGCCAAGAGCTAGAAGATGTTTTGGGTACTGATCCAGTTTCCTTGGACAAGATTCCTCAGCTCAG ATACTGCCAGCAGGTTCTCAATGAGACCGTGAGGACCGCCAAGCTGACCCCCATAGCTGCTCGTCTTCAGGAAGTGGAGGGAAAAGTTGACCAGCATGTGATCCCTAAAGAG ACTCTGGTAATCTATGCCCTGGGAGTGGTCCTTCAGGATGCTGACACGTGGAGCGCCCCCTACAG GTTTGATCCAGATCGATTTGAGGAAGAATCGGCAAGGAAGAGCTTCTGCCTGCTTGGCTTCTCAGGGAATCAAACATGCCCAGAACTCAG GTTTGCCTACACTGTAGCCACGGTCCTGCTCAGCACCTTGATGCGACAGCTGAAGCTTCACCAGCTGGAAGATCAAGTGGCAGAAGTCCGATCTGAGCTGGTGTCCACACCCAAGGATGAAACCTGGATCACcgtcaaaaatagaaaaagtcatACATAG